The following are encoded in a window of Maylandia zebra isolate NMK-2024a linkage group LG5, Mzebra_GT3a, whole genome shotgun sequence genomic DNA:
- the prok2 gene encoding prokineticin-2, producing the protein MRSFFLLLFSLLFVSHGSSAVITGACERDSQCGGGMCCAVSLWIRSLRMCTPMGQEGEDCHPLSHKVPFFGKRLHHTCPCLPNLSCITIMEGKSKCLSPYKYPDFYL; encoded by the exons ATGAGGTCTTTCTTCTTACTGCTCTTCTCGCTGTTGTTTGTGTCCCACGGATCTTCAGCCGTAATCACAGGG gcCTGTGAAAGGGACTCCCAGTGTGGAGGAGGGATGTGCTGTGCAGTGAGTTTGTGGATTCGCAGCCTGCGTATGTGTACGCCCATGGGACAGGAAGGAGAGGACTGTCATCCTCTGAGCCACAAG GTTCCCTTCTTTGGCAAAAGGCTTCATCATACCTGCCCCTGTTTGCCGAACCTGTCATGTATTACCATCATGGAAGGCAAATCCAAATGTCTCTCACCCTACAAGTATCCTGACTTCTACCTCTGA